A genomic stretch from Aedes albopictus strain Foshan chromosome 2, AalbF5, whole genome shotgun sequence includes:
- the LOC115265793 gene encoding protein flightless-1-like, with protein sequence MAHFSWELSVVVFIHTYIDSRLIIKLNVITTAHNQVSIMLRYLIKLFMLSMCHQMRAEVDENNTFVDYRFQNLTSFAITDLSNPVSYIMYLSLRGNNLDRIPNDITKLSSLERLILSENPQITFPPDGSPFLISRSLIDLDCESCDVKVIYNRSLRRLPLLETLRLPNNTIQMIEKRAFQHNTNIRMLDFRHNKLTSLPSTILVGLSKIKHLDLSGNRELAPQDGQPFLESSSLKILKCNNCGFSTTQVVTFSKLPNLQELHLAENRLLVAPCLLPALKALGVYSMKIITDYQRCLRKKFPFVKVLK encoded by the exons ATGGCTCATTTCTCTTGGGAGCTCAGTGTAGTAGTGTTTATACACACGTACATTGATAGTAGATTGATAATTAAATTAAATG TTATAACAACTGCTCACAATCAAGTGTCAATCATGTTACGTTATCTGATCAAACTATTTATGTTGAGCATGTGCCATCAAATGCGAGCTGAAGTCGATGAAAATAACAC GTTTGTTGATTACCGCTTCCAGAACCTCACATCATTTGCTATCACAGATTTGTCCAATCCTGTATCCTATATTATGTATCTGTCACTACGGGGAAACAACCTCGACAGAATTCCCAATGACATTACGAAACTGTCGAGCCTGGAAAGGTTGATTCTGTCCGAGAATCCCCAAATAACATTCCCACCCGACGGATCTCCTTTCCTGATATCTAGGAGCCTAATCGACCTGGACTGCGAAAGTTGTGATGTGAAGGTGATTTACAATCGCTCATTGCGTAGATTGCCTCTGCTGGAGACTCTCCGGTTGCCGAACAATACAATCCAGATGATCGAGAAACGTGCCTTCCAGCACAATACCAACATCCGGATGCTGGACTTCAGACATAACAAGCTGACCTCCTTGCCGAGCACAATACTGGTTGGGCTATCCAAAATAAAGCATCTTGATCTGAGCGGCAACCGAGAACTAGCACCACAGGATGGTCAACCGTTTCTGGAGAGCAGCTCGCTGAAGATTCTAAAATGCAACAACTGTGGTTTCAGCACAACGCAAGTGGTAACCTTCTCTAAACTTCCcaatctccaggaattgcacctcGCGGAGAATAGGCTACTGGTGGCACCATGCTTGCTGCCAGCTCTCAAAGCTTTGGGGGTTTATTCGATGAAAATAATCACTGATTATCAACGATGCTTGAGAAAGAAGTTTCCTTTTGTCAAGGTTCTGAAATAG